In one Chitinophaga sancti genomic region, the following are encoded:
- a CDS encoding NADP-dependent oxidoreductase translates to MKAIRVHEFGGPEVMQLDELPIPVPAADEILLKVYASSVNPADYIIRQGGNELLRPLLKLPMGLGLDAAGIVEATGSDVTNFKKGDKVYGVPNFPGDGSYAEYLAARANQFTRMPNNITFNEAGALPSCALIAWNAVIDLGNIQAGQKVLVHGAAGGVGNLAVQFAKARGAYVIGTASAHNFDFLKELGADEVIDYNTQDFAQELQNIDLIFNASPVRDPGVRLRSASIIKQGGIFVCSHLDSPFSDEIKAAFQEKNATCTLVGGGSISYTSSLDGTTELIEAGKVRAVVSKVYPLAAVAAAHKDSETKHVRGKLVIEIRKEN, encoded by the coding sequence ATGAAAGCAATCAGAGTTCACGAATTCGGCGGCCCGGAAGTAATGCAATTAGATGAATTACCCATTCCCGTTCCCGCTGCAGATGAGATCTTATTAAAAGTGTACGCCAGCAGTGTCAATCCTGCGGATTACATCATTCGCCAGGGAGGAAATGAGCTACTGAGACCTCTCTTAAAATTACCCATGGGACTGGGTTTAGACGCAGCCGGCATCGTGGAAGCCACCGGTAGTGATGTGACGAATTTCAAAAAGGGAGATAAGGTATACGGTGTGCCCAACTTTCCCGGGGATGGTAGCTATGCTGAATACCTGGCCGCCAGGGCAAACCAGTTTACCCGCATGCCAAACAATATCACTTTTAATGAAGCCGGTGCGCTGCCTTCCTGTGCCCTCATTGCCTGGAACGCTGTCATAGACCTGGGCAATATACAAGCCGGGCAAAAGGTTTTAGTTCACGGTGCTGCGGGCGGGGTAGGCAACCTGGCAGTACAGTTTGCCAAAGCCAGGGGCGCCTATGTAATTGGCACTGCTTCTGCACACAATTTCGATTTTCTCAAAGAACTGGGTGCTGATGAGGTGATTGATTACAATACACAGGACTTCGCGCAGGAGCTACAGAACATTGATCTGATCTTTAACGCCTCTCCTGTACGTGACCCGGGTGTAAGACTGAGGTCTGCTTCCATCATCAAACAAGGTGGTATCTTTGTTTGTTCCCACTTAGACAGCCCATTCAGCGACGAAATCAAGGCTGCATTCCAGGAAAAGAACGCGACCTGTACTTTGGTAGGTGGCGGCAGTATCAGTTATACCTCTTCCCTGGATGGCACCACTGAACTCATAGAAGCGGGTAAAGTCAGGGCGGTGGTGAGCAAGGTGTATCCCCTGGCAGCAGTGGCCGCAGCTCACAAAGATAGCGAGACAAAACATGTACGTGGAAAATTGGTGATTGAAATAAGAAAAGAAAACTAA
- a CDS encoding helix-turn-helix domain-containing protein: MQVKRFRTISEFQQFRHLPKPDHPLISVFEVASAERVNLNEDMSWLYEFYCIGLKKVLNSKKVKLKYGQQDYDFDDGIMSFVAPNQVLSLSFETDQQDIQQSGWLLLLHPDFLWNTSLAKTIKQYDFWDYSVREALFLSEKEEDLLVGIMKHIQQECKSNIDQFSKNIIVAHLETLFSYADRFYHRQFITREKQNHQVLERLEQLLHAYFNCDDLVSKGLPTVTAVAQALNLSPKYLSSLLKVLTGQNTQQHIHEKLIEKAKEKLSTTNLSVGEIAYELGFEHIQSFSKLFKTKTNQSPLAFRASFN; encoded by the coding sequence ATGCAGGTAAAGCGCTTCCGGACAATCAGCGAATTTCAACAATTCAGGCATCTGCCTAAACCAGATCATCCTTTGATCAGTGTGTTTGAAGTGGCATCCGCTGAGCGGGTGAATCTCAATGAAGATATGAGCTGGCTATACGAGTTCTATTGCATTGGCCTGAAAAAAGTGTTGAACTCCAAAAAGGTAAAACTGAAATATGGGCAGCAGGATTATGATTTCGATGATGGCATTATGTCGTTCGTGGCACCCAACCAGGTATTAAGTCTTTCTTTTGAAACAGATCAGCAGGATATTCAACAATCGGGATGGCTCTTATTGCTCCATCCCGACTTCCTCTGGAATACATCGCTCGCTAAAACCATTAAGCAATACGATTTCTGGGATTACTCCGTACGCGAGGCACTCTTCCTTTCTGAAAAGGAAGAAGACCTCCTGGTGGGGATTATGAAGCATATTCAGCAGGAATGTAAATCCAATATTGACCAGTTCAGCAAAAACATCATCGTTGCGCATCTTGAAACCCTGTTCAGCTATGCAGACCGCTTCTATCACCGCCAGTTCATCACCCGGGAAAAACAAAATCACCAGGTACTGGAGCGTTTAGAACAACTATTGCATGCGTATTTCAACTGCGACGATCTCGTTTCAAAGGGCCTTCCTACGGTAACAGCTGTTGCCCAGGCACTGAATTTATCGCCCAAATACCTCAGCAGTCTGCTCAAAGTACTGACCGGGCAGAATACCCAGCAACACATCCATGAAAAGCTCATTGAAAAGGCCAAGGAAAAGTTATCGACTACCAACCTGTCTGTCGGTGAGATCGCTTATGAACTGGGTTTTGAACACATACAGTCTTTTAGTAAACTGTTTAAGACAAAAACCAATCAATCTCCCCTTGCCTTCAGGGCTTCTTTTAACTAG
- a CDS encoding glycosyl-4,4'-diaponeurosporenoate acyltransferase CrtO family protein, translating into MAGNPFIQAKQAADQYNLLISLFWTILCLGPAGWYFYLYMPPAWLWIMVPVALLPFLVPAPWLEHYARRSFYERIGVRGLLTYVQHGKWVNARVRKRYPGYRIVYNRETIRQKIRETYLFERFHYGLLLVLLIMAVHAGIGLWGILLMVCNIGYNVYPIFMQQYVRLRLKEAVS; encoded by the coding sequence ATGGCTGGAAATCCATTCATACAGGCGAAGCAGGCAGCTGACCAATACAACCTTTTGATAAGTTTGTTTTGGACAATACTCTGCCTGGGGCCGGCGGGCTGGTATTTCTATTTGTACATGCCGCCAGCCTGGCTATGGATAATGGTACCTGTTGCCCTGCTCCCATTCCTGGTACCTGCCCCCTGGCTGGAGCATTATGCCCGCCGAAGTTTTTACGAGCGGATAGGTGTGCGTGGATTGCTGACATATGTGCAGCATGGAAAGTGGGTGAATGCCAGGGTCAGGAAACGTTATCCCGGGTATAGGATTGTTTATAACAGGGAAACCATTCGACAAAAGATCAGGGAGACGTATTTATTCGAGCGCTTTCATTACGGGCTATTGCTGGTGTTGTTGATCATGGCTGTGCATGCGGGGATAGGACTTTGGGGAATCCTGTTAATGGTGTGTAATATTGGATACAATGTATATCCAATATTCATGCAACAATATGTGCGGTTAAGATTGAAGGAGGCCGTATCATAA
- a CDS encoding M1 family metallopeptidase encodes MFKTCLTLAFISFLFGTICGQSLPIAVNFQTSYQKQTRSQEGTPGKNYWQNGGKYNIRVNFNPETRELTGSEGIDYYNNSPDTLKKVVFKLYPNLFQAQAMRNVPIAAEDLTKGVTIQTMQLDSINIPEKKRVIRGTNMHITGIRILPGQHVHFDVDFNYTLNKTSFTRTGQVDTGAFMIAYFFPRIAVYDDIDGWNEYPYVGKEEFYNDYCDFRVDITVPGDYAVWATGALQNAANVYQPVILERMKDALASDSVTDIILSADWNNHTVLQNAPTHHWQFEAKNVTDFAFAMSNHYVWKASGVQVDTDRRALANAVYNPAHRSFEPVAGYVHKTMDVISHKKPGVAFPYPHETIFEGLDAMEYPMMVNNLPFEGLEAVQFTIHEVYHTLFPFYVGSNETKYSFMDEGWATYSEFMLLKEMGTVYKDEYDLSSINESAGTDIDMPVMTPTAQLYGAARFSNKDLKPALGFRYLQELLGDEVFYKAVRYYIHQWNGKHPTPYDFFACMNKGAGMNLDWFWQNWYFEKNVPDLGIEQVTANSVVVTRVGAAMLPVHLEITYTDGSKEWISKAVDCWKDGKRRITLSFRKKVAGAKLGNGYDADVNMSNNKRLYQK; translated from the coding sequence ATGTTTAAAACCTGCCTGACTTTAGCTTTCATCAGCTTCCTCTTCGGAACCATATGTGGACAGTCCTTACCCATAGCTGTCAATTTCCAAACATCTTATCAAAAACAAACCAGAAGCCAGGAGGGAACACCCGGAAAAAACTATTGGCAAAATGGAGGGAAATATAACATCCGGGTAAACTTTAATCCGGAAACCCGCGAGCTGACCGGATCTGAAGGAATCGATTATTATAATAATAGTCCGGATACATTGAAGAAAGTGGTATTCAAACTCTATCCCAACCTGTTCCAGGCGCAGGCCATGCGAAATGTACCGATTGCTGCCGAAGACCTGACAAAAGGAGTGACGATCCAAACCATGCAACTGGATAGTATAAATATTCCGGAAAAGAAAAGGGTGATCAGGGGAACGAATATGCACATTACAGGTATTCGCATCTTACCGGGTCAACATGTGCATTTTGATGTTGACTTCAATTACACACTTAATAAAACATCATTTACGCGTACCGGGCAGGTAGATACCGGCGCTTTTATGATTGCCTATTTCTTCCCCCGCATTGCAGTGTATGATGATATTGATGGATGGAATGAATATCCTTATGTGGGCAAGGAAGAGTTTTATAATGACTATTGTGATTTCAGGGTGGATATCACTGTACCTGGTGATTACGCAGTATGGGCAACAGGAGCGCTGCAAAACGCGGCAAACGTATATCAACCGGTCATCCTGGAGAGGATGAAGGATGCACTGGCCAGCGACAGTGTGACAGACATTATCCTGTCTGCAGACTGGAATAATCATACGGTGTTACAAAATGCGCCTACACATCACTGGCAGTTTGAAGCGAAAAATGTAACTGACTTTGCCTTTGCTATGAGTAATCACTATGTATGGAAGGCGTCAGGGGTTCAGGTGGATACGGATAGAAGGGCGCTGGCAAATGCGGTATATAATCCCGCACATCGCAGTTTTGAACCGGTAGCAGGATATGTACATAAAACGATGGATGTGATCAGCCATAAAAAACCTGGTGTCGCTTTCCCATATCCACATGAAACCATCTTCGAAGGACTGGATGCCATGGAATACCCGATGATGGTCAACAACCTGCCCTTTGAAGGGCTGGAAGCTGTGCAGTTTACCATTCATGAAGTATACCATACCCTGTTTCCTTTTTATGTAGGTTCGAACGAAACAAAATATTCGTTTATGGATGAAGGTTGGGCCACTTATTCGGAGTTTATGTTATTGAAAGAGATGGGAACTGTTTATAAGGATGAATATGATCTTTCTTCTATCAATGAAAGTGCCGGTACTGATATAGATATGCCGGTGATGACACCGACTGCGCAACTGTATGGCGCTGCCAGGTTTTCGAACAAGGATCTGAAACCTGCCCTGGGCTTCAGGTACCTGCAAGAACTGCTGGGTGATGAAGTTTTTTATAAAGCAGTCAGGTATTACATTCATCAATGGAACGGAAAGCATCCTACGCCTTACGATTTCTTTGCCTGTATGAATAAGGGAGCGGGCATGAACCTGGATTGGTTCTGGCAGAACTGGTATTTTGAAAAAAATGTGCCTGACCTGGGGATTGAGCAGGTGACAGCCAATAGTGTGGTGGTGACAAGAGTAGGTGCAGCGATGCTGCCGGTTCACCTGGAGATCACTTATACAGATGGCAGTAAAGAATGGATCAGTAAGGCAGTGGATTGCTGGAAGGATGGTAAGCGGAGGATCACCTTATCATTCAGGAAAAAGGTGGCTGGGGCGAAACTGGGTAATGGGTATGATGCAGACGTAAATATGAGTAATAATAAACGACTGTATCAAAAGTAA
- a CDS encoding tetratricopeptide repeat protein: MYRDSVYDEILQKVNEEVTQYERKLEIDPTDAATAYRLSLIYKDGLGVTKDYEKAYQLVLQSYDTDQNPLAANVLGTMYYNGMYVEKNQEQGLQLMQYAHEQGNIAATFNIGIHLLVNADSDTAQEAQGLEMVRTAAEKGNHFAQFAYGGFYDDGRMGQDYTIAFEWYQRAADSGSSGAAANLGFMYRNGVIEVDDADDKALEYFRKSAYMHNAHGMYNLGSMYDNGISVEENQAVAFYWFTKAASKGSANATYALYRYYSEGIYTDYDPELAMEVLEQAAASGVTAAQRDLGNILSDEDSEYLDYEKAAYWFEQAAEEDDLISINNLGWMYENGFGVEQDYATALNYFYKAAEAGYAVAQCNVGRYYIEQRGGMPKDIEHAKQWLQLSADQGYERAIQLLEELRDKPPSGDSGFWKKLFS, encoded by the coding sequence ATGTATAGAGATTCAGTTTACGATGAAATCCTCCAAAAAGTCAACGAAGAGGTAACCCAATACGAACGGAAATTAGAAATAGATCCCACTGATGCAGCAACAGCTTATCGATTGTCATTAATCTACAAAGATGGTCTGGGTGTCACGAAAGATTATGAAAAGGCCTATCAGCTGGTACTGCAATCATACGATACAGATCAAAACCCACTGGCGGCAAATGTACTGGGCACTATGTACTACAATGGCATGTACGTGGAGAAAAACCAGGAGCAGGGTTTACAACTCATGCAATACGCACACGAGCAGGGCAATATAGCAGCTACTTTCAATATCGGCATACATCTCCTCGTGAATGCTGATAGCGATACAGCACAGGAAGCACAAGGTTTGGAAATGGTCAGAACTGCAGCAGAAAAAGGGAACCACTTTGCACAGTTCGCTTATGGCGGATTCTATGATGATGGCAGAATGGGCCAGGACTATACGATTGCCTTCGAATGGTACCAGAGAGCTGCTGATAGCGGGTCTTCAGGAGCTGCGGCCAATTTGGGCTTTATGTACAGGAACGGGGTAATAGAGGTTGATGATGCAGATGACAAGGCCTTAGAATATTTCAGGAAGTCAGCCTACATGCACAACGCTCACGGCATGTACAATCTCGGCTCCATGTACGACAATGGCATCAGTGTGGAAGAAAACCAGGCAGTAGCCTTCTACTGGTTCACCAAGGCAGCATCCAAAGGGTCTGCAAATGCAACGTATGCCCTATATCGTTATTATTCCGAAGGAATATACACCGACTATGATCCCGAGCTGGCCATGGAAGTACTGGAACAGGCAGCCGCAAGTGGTGTAACAGCCGCACAGCGCGACCTGGGTAATATCCTGTCTGACGAGGACAGCGAATACCTGGATTACGAAAAAGCCGCTTACTGGTTTGAACAGGCTGCTGAAGAAGATGACCTGATCTCCATCAACAACCTGGGATGGATGTACGAAAACGGCTTTGGTGTAGAACAGGATTATGCCACCGCACTCAACTATTTTTATAAGGCTGCAGAAGCAGGCTACGCTGTGGCACAATGCAATGTAGGTCGGTACTATATAGAACAACGTGGCGGTATGCCAAAAGATATAGAACATGCAAAGCAATGGCTGCAGCTATCCGCAGATCAGGGCTATGAACGGGCCATACAATTACTGGAAGAACTGCGAGATAAACCACCATCCGGTGATAGCGGATTCTGGAAGAAACTGTTTTCATAA
- a CDS encoding pentapeptide repeat-containing protein: MKNTWVDKEEKFYEREVFTSIDFTETSLRNWEFYKCKFEKCIFSNNDLSNITFEDCTFDGCDFSMASVKNTGFRNAVFTECKLLGLNFSPCSKLMFSFKFEKCNLNYAIFLGRNLKKTPFIDCTLKEADFSDADLTECKFTQSDLTLTRFSNTNLEKADFRGALNFSIEPEYNKMKKAKFNLYQLEALLYKYQLDVE, from the coding sequence ATGAAAAATACATGGGTCGATAAAGAAGAAAAATTTTACGAAAGAGAAGTATTCACATCAATTGATTTCACAGAAACGTCATTGAGAAACTGGGAATTCTATAAATGCAAATTCGAGAAATGCATTTTTAGTAACAATGATTTATCCAATATCACTTTCGAAGACTGTACTTTCGATGGCTGCGATTTCTCGATGGCAAGCGTAAAGAACACCGGCTTCCGCAACGCTGTATTCACTGAATGCAAACTCCTGGGTCTGAACTTCTCGCCTTGTAGTAAACTCATGTTCTCCTTTAAATTCGAAAAGTGTAACCTCAACTACGCGATCTTCTTAGGCAGGAACCTGAAGAAGACACCATTCATTGATTGCACACTAAAGGAAGCTGACTTCTCAGATGCAGACCTGACGGAATGCAAATTCACACAATCTGATCTGACATTGACCCGTTTTTCTAATACAAATCTTGAAAAAGCCGACTTCAGGGGCGCATTGAATTTCTCTATCGAACCTGAATATAATAAAATGAAAAAAGCAAAGTTTAACCTGTATCAGCTGGAAGCACTGCTCTATAAATACCAGCTGGATGTAGAATAA
- a CDS encoding LysR family transcriptional regulator, with translation MVNLEWYRTFKAVYQTRSLTAAAKALFISQPNVSQHLSSLEAHVGKTLFERKPRIVPTEYGKLFYTQVVEPLEKLEKVEASFNAACLKTQLPIIRLGAVQEYFQAVLTEHISDIDANLILSFGRTHDLLARLHRGALDFVVATKVTDYKNVVFEEIRQERFIIAGSEGIDTGEFDQYVMEEDWGKAEAWLLSQTWFAYSADLAVERRFWQKNFAKRPAIQPYCVIPDMNIILKSLKYTNGLTIAADYLVEEELKVVWNGNVPSENILYLAYDKTKVTSEMVGLMKRFVGI, from the coding sequence ATGGTAAACCTGGAATGGTACAGAACTTTTAAGGCTGTTTATCAAACGCGGTCTTTGACGGCTGCGGCAAAGGCATTGTTTATTTCACAGCCGAATGTAAGTCAGCATTTGTCCTCACTGGAGGCACATGTAGGAAAGACATTGTTTGAGCGGAAGCCGAGGATTGTGCCTACGGAGTATGGAAAATTGTTTTATACGCAGGTAGTAGAGCCCCTGGAGAAGCTGGAGAAAGTGGAGGCGAGTTTTAATGCGGCGTGTTTAAAAACGCAGTTGCCGATAATCAGGTTAGGTGCGGTGCAGGAGTATTTTCAGGCGGTATTGACTGAGCATATTTCGGATATTGATGCGAACCTGATTTTATCTTTTGGGCGTACGCATGATTTGTTGGCAAGGTTGCACAGAGGTGCACTGGATTTTGTGGTGGCAACGAAAGTGACGGATTATAAGAATGTTGTTTTTGAAGAGATCAGGCAGGAGCGTTTTATTATTGCGGGGAGTGAGGGGATTGATACGGGGGAATTTGATCAATATGTGATGGAGGAAGATTGGGGGAAAGCGGAGGCCTGGTTATTGTCGCAGACATGGTTTGCGTATAGTGCAGATTTGGCGGTTGAACGGCGATTCTGGCAAAAGAATTTTGCAAAGCGGCCGGCGATACAGCCGTATTGTGTGATACCGGATATGAATATTATTCTCAAATCATTGAAGTATACGAATGGGCTGACGATAGCAGCGGATTATTTGGTGGAGGAGGAATTGAAAGTGGTGTGGAACGGGAATGTGCCATCGGAGAATATTTTGTACCTGGCGTATGATAAGACGAAGGTCACTTCGGAGATGGTGGGTTTGATGAAGCGGTTTGTGGGGATTTAG
- a CDS encoding CPBP family intramembrane glutamic endopeptidase, whose translation MDNNVMDNNAMGNNLIDNNAYPNLKDLLILFLVVLLFMFGTGVVAAICQLIPNVRITPLIQSFQNMVAYIVGMLATIWYAARKSRKRQAESDTLGLGFNKFPGWLIPVLIPGALAMVVGMDRLSTLIPMPDSVAQFFESLFKNDVFSVMIIAVAAPILEEIFCRGIVLKGLLQNYPARKAIIYSALFFALIHLNPWQSIPAFFAGLFLGWIYYKTRSVIPGIIVHAVVNTTAVLSMFLPKEQQDVLGLLGTPAYIVVFIAAMVVFSAVCWYIQKKMPSGNP comes from the coding sequence ATGGACAACAATGTAATGGATAACAATGCAATGGGCAACAACTTAATAGACAACAACGCGTACCCTAATCTTAAAGACCTCCTGATACTATTCCTGGTAGTACTACTTTTCATGTTCGGAACAGGTGTTGTCGCTGCGATCTGTCAACTCATTCCCAATGTTAGAATAACCCCATTAATACAGTCTTTTCAGAACATGGTAGCTTATATAGTAGGTATGTTGGCAACTATCTGGTATGCTGCCCGAAAAAGCCGGAAACGTCAGGCTGAATCTGATACTTTGGGCCTGGGTTTCAATAAATTCCCCGGCTGGCTGATCCCAGTATTAATTCCTGGTGCTTTGGCTATGGTGGTAGGTATGGATCGCCTTTCTACATTGATTCCTATGCCTGATAGTGTGGCGCAGTTCTTTGAAAGCCTGTTTAAGAACGATGTCTTTTCTGTAATGATAATTGCTGTAGCAGCGCCAATTCTGGAAGAAATATTCTGCAGAGGGATTGTATTAAAAGGCTTACTGCAAAATTACCCGGCACGGAAAGCTATTATTTATTCAGCTTTGTTTTTTGCATTGATCCATCTGAACCCATGGCAGTCTATTCCTGCATTTTTTGCAGGTTTGTTCTTAGGCTGGATATATTACAAAACAAGGTCAGTAATACCCGGTATTATTGTACATGCAGTTGTAAATACAACAGCCGTGTTGTCTATGTTCTTGCCGAAAGAGCAGCAGGATGTTTTAGGTTTGTTAGGAACACCGGCTTATATCGTTGTGTTTATAGCCGCGATGGTAGTGTTTAGTGCTGTCTGTTGGTATATACAGAAGAAAATGCCATCCGGCAATCCTTAA
- a CDS encoding putative quinol monooxygenase, which translates to MKTLKIVARVTVSPENRKDVLASILKCAALSRAEEGNVYYNVTEHVSNPAIIVILEEWKSQAAIDFHNSTAHFKELVQAITGKADIAIDVLSQIN; encoded by the coding sequence ATGAAAACTCTAAAAATCGTTGCCAGGGTTACAGTAAGTCCTGAAAACAGAAAAGACGTGTTAGCAAGTATCCTGAAATGCGCAGCACTTTCAAGGGCCGAAGAAGGAAATGTATACTACAACGTAACTGAGCATGTATCCAATCCGGCAATCATTGTGATCCTGGAAGAATGGAAATCACAGGCGGCTATTGATTTTCATAACTCAACAGCACATTTCAAGGAATTAGTGCAGGCGATAACCGGTAAAGCGGATATCGCCATCGATGTGCTGAGCCAGATTAATTAA
- the modA gene encoding molybdate ABC transporter substrate-binding protein, whose product MKRRLLLLVCALLVFAGADAQKKITVAVAANMQYAIEALKLTYNRQHPLQIDVVLGASGKLTQQIIAGAPFDIFISADTTFPAKVQAAGMAVAGPRNYAQGILVLWTARADIRPEIQVLTNSVVSHIAIANPGTAPYGAAAVSVMKKYQVYDKVAAKLVTGESITQASQYIASGNAEIGFTAKSIVIAEAMRGKGHWVEIKQQDYAPIKQAAVLLKDNAAAKGFYEFLFSAQAKKVFEQFGYIVK is encoded by the coding sequence ATGAAACGGAGATTGCTTCTACTTGTCTGTGCCCTTTTAGTATTTGCAGGGGCGGATGCACAAAAAAAGATTACAGTGGCTGTAGCGGCTAATATGCAGTATGCGATCGAGGCGCTGAAGCTTACTTATAACAGGCAGCACCCATTGCAGATAGATGTCGTATTAGGGGCGTCGGGGAAATTGACCCAGCAGATTATTGCAGGGGCTCCTTTTGATATTTTTATTTCTGCAGATACGACGTTTCCGGCGAAGGTACAGGCTGCTGGAATGGCAGTGGCCGGACCAAGGAACTATGCACAGGGGATTTTGGTGCTATGGACTGCGCGGGCGGATATACGACCTGAAATACAGGTGTTGACCAATAGCGTGGTAAGTCATATTGCTATTGCGAATCCGGGTACGGCGCCTTATGGAGCAGCGGCAGTAAGTGTGATGAAGAAGTACCAGGTGTATGATAAAGTGGCAGCGAAGCTGGTGACGGGAGAGAGTATTACGCAGGCGAGTCAGTATATTGCTTCGGGGAACGCGGAGATAGGGTTTACGGCGAAGTCTATTGTGATAGCTGAGGCGATGAGGGGGAAAGGGCATTGGGTGGAGATAAAGCAGCAGGATTATGCGCCGATTAAGCAGGCAGCGGTGTTGTTGAAAGATAATGCGGCGGCAAAGGGGTTTTATGAGTTTTTGTTTTCGGCACAGGCGAAGAAGGTGTTTGAACAGTTTGGGTATATTGTGAAGTGA
- the modB gene encoding molybdate ABC transporter permease subunit codes for MIETAPILLTLQLALFTTVILFFIAVPIAWWLSQKPSPFKTVMEVLVSMPLVLPPSVIGFYLLMAFRPEAFLAKYMHIRLAFSFEGLLIGSLLYSLPFMVHPIQSGLTSLPESLKEAAYSLGKSKWQTLVKVLLPNIKPSLLTGIILTFAHTVGEFGIVLMVGGNIPGKTRTAAIAIYDENDLFHYDIANKYALVLIGVSFVVLFSMYFINRRIQRTNYF; via the coding sequence ATGATTGAAACCGCACCCATATTACTCACTTTACAACTTGCACTGTTTACAACAGTCATCTTATTCTTTATCGCCGTACCCATAGCATGGTGGCTTTCACAAAAACCATCTCCTTTCAAAACAGTGATGGAAGTACTGGTGAGTATGCCCCTGGTACTGCCCCCCTCAGTCATTGGGTTTTACCTCCTGATGGCCTTCAGGCCAGAGGCCTTCTTAGCAAAGTATATGCATATCCGGTTGGCTTTTTCTTTTGAAGGACTGCTGATCGGGTCTTTGTTATATAGCCTGCCTTTTATGGTGCATCCAATTCAATCAGGATTGACATCTTTGCCGGAGAGTTTGAAAGAGGCGGCATATTCGTTAGGGAAATCAAAATGGCAGACATTGGTGAAAGTGTTGTTGCCGAATATCAAGCCTTCTTTATTGACCGGGATTATTTTGACATTTGCTCACACTGTGGGGGAATTTGGTATTGTGCTGATGGTGGGTGGGAATATTCCAGGAAAGACAAGAACAGCGGCAATTGCGATTTATGATGAGAATGATCTTTTTCATTATGATATAGCGAATAAGTATGCGTTGGTATTGATAGGGGTTTCATTTGTGGTGTTGTTTTCAATGTATTTTATTAACAGGCGGATACAGCGGACTAATTATTTCTGA
- a CDS encoding ABC transporter ATP-binding protein: protein MIQLSLQKHLHTADGDLLLQLDLALKQGGFISLYGASGTGKTSILRMLAGFMSPDSGTIHVEGSCWFDKNKKINVSPQRRNVGMVFQDYALFPNMTVRENIAFALKRHDPLSIVDELLELSGLTNLALRKPQGLSGGQKQRVALARAIAQRPALLLLDEPLSAIDRELRRSLQETLQEVHRRYHLTTVMVSHDVEEIVRLSDKVVHIANGKGIQYDSPAAFFELQKGDVVDVRKEGDKTYVTVLVENGGLSVGDKVKFERE from the coding sequence ATGATTCAGTTATCGTTACAAAAGCATCTACACACTGCTGATGGAGACTTACTCCTTCAACTCGATCTGGCGCTAAAACAAGGCGGATTTATAAGTCTGTACGGTGCTTCGGGTACTGGTAAAACCAGTATCCTGCGTATGCTGGCGGGCTTCATGTCTCCTGATAGCGGCACTATTCATGTAGAAGGAAGCTGTTGGTTTGATAAAAATAAAAAAATAAATGTAAGTCCGCAGCGGAGGAATGTGGGAATGGTATTCCAGGATTACGCGTTGTTTCCCAATATGACTGTACGGGAAAATATTGCATTCGCTTTGAAAAGGCACGACCCGCTCAGCATTGTAGATGAATTGCTGGAGCTAAGCGGATTGACCAATCTCGCACTGAGAAAACCACAGGGGCTTTCCGGCGGACAAAAGCAAAGGGTAGCCCTGGCAAGAGCCATTGCACAACGGCCGGCGTTGTTATTACTGGATGAACCTTTGTCGGCGATTGACAGGGAATTGCGGAGGTCTTTGCAGGAGACCTTGCAGGAGGTTCACCGGAGGTATCATTTGACGACTGTGATGGTCAGTCATGATGTAGAAGAAATTGTGCGGCTCTCTGATAAGGTGGTGCACATTGCCAATGGGAAAGGCATTCAATATGATTCACCTGCTGCGTTTTTTGAGTTGCAAAAAGGAGATGTGGTAGATGTAAGGAAAGAAGGTGATAAAACATATGTAACTGTATTGGTGGAGAATGGTGGATTGAGTGTGGGTGATAAAGTGAAATTTGAGCGGGAGTAG